Genomic window (Nitrospirota bacterium):
CAGAATGATGACCTTTCGGGCGATGGCGATCATGGCAACCATGAATACCACTTCAACATGCACCGTCTTTTGGGTGAAATACATTTTCACGGTCTCCAATAACTCAACCCCTATTAACACCAACAAGAACATGCCGAATACGTCCAGCAGTTCATTAATATCGAGCAGAAATACCGGGGGAGTGATGATATCTTTTATGATAATCCAGCCCAAGTCTACTGTGGAAAGAAAAACAACCAATACCATCATAATCAAAAGCAATAAGACTATCACTCTTTCAACTTTCTCAAGATATTTCATGTTTGCTCCAGTCGGGCTTTATTTATAATCAGGATAAACTGACATTTCAAGGGACGCAATCCTGTCATCAAGGTCGGGATGTGTTGCAAAGAGCGCTTTCAGCCCGCTTCGTTTTGCGCCGGAGATCCCAAAGGCGGCAAGCTTGTCAGGCAGATGGGGCTGACGTACGGATGCCTTCAAGGCTTCGAGCGCTCCTATCATCGGTTTTTTGCCGACGAACGCCGCGGCGCCGGAGTCAGCCCTGTATTCACGTTTTCTTGAGAAGTAAAAGACGATTATCGAGGCTAAAACAGCAAGGACTATCTCGGCAATAATCGTTGTAACCCAGAAGGCGGGGCCGTGTCCCCGTTCATTCTTAAATACAACCTTGTCAATGGTATGTCCTATTACGCGGGACAGAAAAAGCACAAAGGTGTTCACCACGCCTTGAATCAGCGCCAGGGTAATCATATCACCGTTGGCGACGTGGGCCACCTCATGGGCAAGAACGGCCTTCACCTTTTCCCTGTCCATCCTCCCGAGAAGTCCTGAGGATACGGCGATCAGGGACTTGTCCCTGCGCATACCGGTTGCAAAGGCATTCATGTCATCCGAGGGAAAAACGGCGACTTCGGGCATTCCGATATTCGCCTTTGCCGCCAGTTCGGACACGGTCCTTACAAACCACCTTTCCGTCTCGTTTGCGGGCTCTTTTATAACCTGCGCGCCGGAAATCCTCCTTGCCGTCCATTTGGACAAGGCAAGGCTTATAAATGAGCCGCCCATGCCGAACACGAGCGCAAATATGAGCAGTGACTGGTAGTTCAGTCCGTATGCTGTAAGATACGGCTCTACACCAAAAATCCTCATTGCCGTACTTAAGACCAGCAGAATAGCGACGTTTGTAAGTAAAAAGTAAATGACTCTGCGCATTTCTTGCCTCCTTTTCATTATGAT
Coding sequences:
- a CDS encoding phosphate-starvation-inducible PsiE family protein, with translation MKYLEKVERVIVLLLLIMMVLVVFLSTVDLGWIIIKDIITPPVFLLDINELLDVFGMFLLVLIGVELLETVKMYFTQKTVHVEVVFMVAMIAIARKVIILDIKEVSSLTLIGIGVIIIALSAGYYLLTRTQNKDRA
- the htpX gene encoding protease HtpX, encoding MRRVIYFLLTNVAILLVLSTAMRIFGVEPYLTAYGLNYQSLLIFALVFGMGGSFISLALSKWTARRISGAQVIKEPANETERWFVRTVSELAAKANIGMPEVAVFPSDDMNAFATGMRRDKSLIAVSSGLLGRMDREKVKAVLAHEVAHVANGDMITLALIQGVVNTFVLFLSRVIGHTIDKVVFKNERGHGPAFWVTTIIAEIVLAVLASIIVFYFSRKREYRADSGAAAFVGKKPMIGALEALKASVRQPHLPDKLAAFGISGAKRSGLKALFATHPDLDDRIASLEMSVYPDYK